From the genome of Zalophus californianus isolate mZalCal1 chromosome 6, mZalCal1.pri.v2, whole genome shotgun sequence, one region includes:
- the KIF23 gene encoding kinesin-like protein KIF23 isoform X3 produces MKPARTKTPRKLLVKKGSQTSLKDPVGVYCRVRPLSLPDQECCIEVINNTTVQLHTPEGYRLNRNGDYKETQYSFKQVFGIHTTQKELFDVVANPLVDDLIHGKNGLLFTYGVTGSGKTHTMTGSPGEGGLLPRCLDMIFNSIGSFQAKRYVFKSNDRNSMDIQCEVDALLERQKREAMPNPKTPSSKRQVDPEFADMINVQDFCKAEEVDEDSVYGVFVSYIEIYNNYIYDLLEEVPFDPIKPKWNSCSTPMRNTDFVPPQSKLLREDKNHNMYVAGCTEVEVKSTEEAFEVFWRGQKKRRIANTHLNRESSRSHSVFNIKLVQAPLDADGDNVLQEKEQITISQLSLVDLAGSERTNRTKAEGNRLREAGNINQSLMTLRTCMEVLRENQMYGTNKMVPYRDSKLTHLFKNYFDGEGKVRMIVCVNPKAEDYEESLQVMRFAEVTQEVEVARPVDKAICGLTPGRRYRNQVRGGPVGDEPLVTEVVLQSFPPLPSCELLDINDEQTLPRLIEALEKRHHLRQRMIEEFHRQSITFKALLQEFDSAVLNKESHIQGKLNEKEKVISGQKLEIERLEKRNKTLEYKIEILEKTTTIYEEDKRTLQQELETQNQKLQRQFSDKRRLEARLQGMVTETTMKWEKECERRVAAKQLEMQNKLWVKDEKLKQLKAIVTEPKGEKPERPSRERDREKGTQRAVSPSPVPLSSNYIAQIPTGQQLLSQPQLRRRSNSCSSISVASCISEWEQKMPPYNTPVHVTSIARRRQQEPGQSKTCVVSDRRRGMYWTEGREVVPTLRNEVELEEDHCCRGDVYKTRGGGQSVQFTDIETLKQESPTGRKRRSSTAAPAPPDGTESEWTDVETRCSVAVEMRAGSQLGPGYQHHAQPKRKKP; encoded by the exons GAGGACTAAGACGCCCAGGAAACTTCTAGTGAAGAAAGGATCCCAAACGAGTCTTAAAGACCCAGTTGGG GTGTACTGTAGGGTGCGCCCACTGAGCCTTCCTGATCAAGAGTGCTGCATAGAAGTGATCAATAATACAACCGTTCAGCTTCATACTCCTGAGGGTTACAGACTCAACCGAAATGGGGACTATAAGGAG aCTCAGTATTCATTTAAACAAGTATTTGGCATTCATACCACCCAGAAGGAGCTCTTTGATGTTGTGGCTAATCCCTTGGTAGATGACCTCATTCATGGCAAAAATG GTCTCCTTTTCACATATGGCGTGACAGGAAGTGGAAAAACTCACACGATGACTGGTTCTCCAGGGGAAGGAGGTCTGCTTCCTCGTTGTTTGGACATGATCTTTAACAGTATAGGGTCATTTCAAGCTAAACGATAT GTTTTTAAATCTAATGACAGGAATAGCATGGATATACAGTGTGAAGTTGACGCCTTGTTAGAACGGCAGAAAAGAGAAGCCATGCCCAATCCAAAGACCCCCTCTAGCAA acgACAAGTAGACCCAGAGTTTGCAGATATGATAAATGTGCAAGATTTCTGCAAAGCAGAAGAGGTTGATGAAGACAGCGTCTATGGTGTATTTGTCtcttatattgaaatatataataattacatatatgATCTATTGGAAGAGGTGCCGTTCGATCCCATAAAGCCTAA GTGGAACAGTTGCAGCACGCCCATGAGGAACACAGATTTTGT aCCGCCACAATCTAAATTGCTTCGTGAAGATAAGAACCATAACATGTATGTTGCAGGATGTACAGAAGTAGAAGTGAAATCTACTGAGGAGGCTTTTGAAGTTTTCTGGAGAG GCCAGAAAAAGAGACGTATTGCTAACACACATTTGAATCGTGAGTCCAGCCGTTCCCATAGCGTGTTCAACATTAAATTAGTTCAGGCTCCCTTGGATGCGGATGGAGACAATGTCTTACAG GAAAAGGAACAAATCACTATAAGCCAGTTGTCCCTGGTAGATCTTGCTGGAAGTGAAAGAACGAACCGGACAAAAGCAGAAGGGAACAGATTACGTGAAGctg GTAACATTAATCAGTCATTAATGACGCTAAGAACATGTATGGAAGTCCTGAGAGAGAACCAAATGTACGGAACTAACAAA ATGGTTCCATACCGAGATTCAAAGTTAACTCATCTGTTCAAGAACTACTTCGATGGGGAAGGTAAAGTACGCATGATCGTGTGTGTGAATCCAAAGGCTGAAGATTATGAAGAGAGCTTG CAAGTTATGAGATTTGCAGAAGTGACCCAAGAAGTTGAAGTGGCAAGACCCGTGGACAAGGCAATATGTGGTTTGACGCCTGGAAGGAGATACAGAAACCAGGTTCGGGGAGGTCCAGTTGGAGATG AACCATTGGTTACAGAAGTGGTTTTACAGAGTTTTCCACCTCTGCCGTCCTGTGAACTTTTGGATATCAACGACGAGCAGACTCTTCCCAGGCTGATCGAGGCTCTAGAGAAACGACATCACCTCCGGCAGAGGATGATCGAGGAGTTTCACAGACAAT CTATTACATTTAAAGCGTTGTTGCAAGAGTTCGACAGTgctgttttaaataaagaaagcCACATTCAaggaaaactaaatgaaaaagaaaaggtgatcTCGGGACAGAAATTGGAAATAGAACGactggagaagagaaacaaaacttTAGAATATAAG ATTGAGATTTTAGAGAAGACAACTACGATCTATGAAGAAGATAAGCGCACTTTGCAACAGGAGCTCGAGACTCAGAACCAGAAACTTCAGCGGCAATTTTCTGACAAACGCAGACTGGAAGCCAGGCTGCAAGGCATGGTGACGGAAACGACCATGAAGTGGGAGAAAGAATGC GAGCGCCGGGTGGCAGCCAAGCAGCTGGAGATGCAAAATAAACTCTGGGTCAAAGATGAGAAACTGAAACAACTGAAGGCTATTGTTACGGAACCCAAAGGCGAAAAGCCAGAGAGACCCTCTCGGGAGCGGGACCGGGAAAAAGGCACTCAAAGAGCCGTCTCTCCATCACCGGTACCT cTTTCTAGTAACTATATTGCTCAGATTCCCACCGGCCAGCAGCTCCTGAGCCAGCCGCAGCTACGTAGGCGCTCTAACTCTTGCAGCAGCATTTCTGTAGCTTCCTGTATTTCGGAATGGGAGCAGAAAATGCCTCCGTACAACACACCTGTCCATGTCACCTCTATTGCAAGGCGTAGGCAGCAGGAGCCAGGACAAAGTAAAACTTGTGTCGTGTCAGACAGAAGGCGAGGCATGTACTGGACGGAAGGCAGGGAGGTGGTTCCCACACTGAGAAATGAGGTAGAGCTAGAAGAGGACCACTGCTGCAGG GGTGATGTTTATAAAACAAGAGGTGGTGGACAGTCTGTTCAGTTTACGGATATTGAGACTTTAAAACAAGAATCGCCAACTGG TCGAAAACGAAGATCTTCCACAGCAGCACCTGCCCCACCAGATGGTACAGAGTCGGAATGGACTGATGTAGAAACAAGG TGTTCTGTGGCTGTGGAGATGAGAGCAGGATCTCAGCTGGGACCTGGATATCAGCATCATGCACAACCCAA GCGCAAGAAACCATGA
- the KIF23 gene encoding kinesin-like protein KIF23 isoform X1: MKPARTKTPRKLLVKKGSQTSLKDPVGVYCRVRPLSLPDQECCIEVINNTTVQLHTPEGYRLNRNGDYKETQYSFKQVFGIHTTQKELFDVVANPLVDDLIHGKNGLLFTYGVTGSGKTHTMTGSPGEGGLLPRCLDMIFNSIGSFQAKRYVFKSNDRNSMDIQCEVDALLERQKREAMPNPKTPSSKRQVDPEFADMINVQDFCKAEEVDEDSVYGVFVSYIEIYNNYIYDLLEEVPFDPIKPKWNSCSTPMRNTDFVPPQSKLLREDKNHNMYVAGCTEVEVKSTEEAFEVFWRGQKKRRIANTHLNRESSRSHSVFNIKLVQAPLDADGDNVLQEKEQITISQLSLVDLAGSERTNRTKAEGNRLREAGNINQSLMTLRTCMEVLRENQMYGTNKMVPYRDSKLTHLFKNYFDGEGKVRMIVCVNPKAEDYEESLQVMRFAEVTQEVEVARPVDKAICGLTPGRRYRNQVRGGPVGDEPLVTEVVLQSFPPLPSCELLDINDEQTLPRLIEALEKRHHLRQRMIEEFHRQSITFKALLQEFDSAVLNKESHIQGKLNEKEKVISGQKLEIERLEKRNKTLEYKIEILEKTTTIYEEDKRTLQQELETQNQKLQRQFSDKRRLEARLQGMVTETTMKWEKECERRVAAKQLEMQNKLWVKDEKLKQLKAIVTEPKGEKPERPSRERDREKGTQRAVSPSPVPLSSNYIAQIPTGQQLLSQPQLRRRSNSCSSISVASCISEWEQKMPPYNTPVHVTSIARRRQQEPGQSKTCVVSDRRRGMYWTEGREVVPTLRNEVELEEDHCCRNAPPIRLRHRRSRSAGDRWVDHKPASNVQTETVMQPHVPHAITVSVANEKALAKCEKYMLTHQELASDGEIETKLIKGDVYKTRGGGQSVQFTDIETLKQESPTGRKRRSSTAAPAPPDGTESEWTDVETRCSVAVEMRAGSQLGPGYQHHAQPKRKKP, encoded by the exons GAGGACTAAGACGCCCAGGAAACTTCTAGTGAAGAAAGGATCCCAAACGAGTCTTAAAGACCCAGTTGGG GTGTACTGTAGGGTGCGCCCACTGAGCCTTCCTGATCAAGAGTGCTGCATAGAAGTGATCAATAATACAACCGTTCAGCTTCATACTCCTGAGGGTTACAGACTCAACCGAAATGGGGACTATAAGGAG aCTCAGTATTCATTTAAACAAGTATTTGGCATTCATACCACCCAGAAGGAGCTCTTTGATGTTGTGGCTAATCCCTTGGTAGATGACCTCATTCATGGCAAAAATG GTCTCCTTTTCACATATGGCGTGACAGGAAGTGGAAAAACTCACACGATGACTGGTTCTCCAGGGGAAGGAGGTCTGCTTCCTCGTTGTTTGGACATGATCTTTAACAGTATAGGGTCATTTCAAGCTAAACGATAT GTTTTTAAATCTAATGACAGGAATAGCATGGATATACAGTGTGAAGTTGACGCCTTGTTAGAACGGCAGAAAAGAGAAGCCATGCCCAATCCAAAGACCCCCTCTAGCAA acgACAAGTAGACCCAGAGTTTGCAGATATGATAAATGTGCAAGATTTCTGCAAAGCAGAAGAGGTTGATGAAGACAGCGTCTATGGTGTATTTGTCtcttatattgaaatatataataattacatatatgATCTATTGGAAGAGGTGCCGTTCGATCCCATAAAGCCTAA GTGGAACAGTTGCAGCACGCCCATGAGGAACACAGATTTTGT aCCGCCACAATCTAAATTGCTTCGTGAAGATAAGAACCATAACATGTATGTTGCAGGATGTACAGAAGTAGAAGTGAAATCTACTGAGGAGGCTTTTGAAGTTTTCTGGAGAG GCCAGAAAAAGAGACGTATTGCTAACACACATTTGAATCGTGAGTCCAGCCGTTCCCATAGCGTGTTCAACATTAAATTAGTTCAGGCTCCCTTGGATGCGGATGGAGACAATGTCTTACAG GAAAAGGAACAAATCACTATAAGCCAGTTGTCCCTGGTAGATCTTGCTGGAAGTGAAAGAACGAACCGGACAAAAGCAGAAGGGAACAGATTACGTGAAGctg GTAACATTAATCAGTCATTAATGACGCTAAGAACATGTATGGAAGTCCTGAGAGAGAACCAAATGTACGGAACTAACAAA ATGGTTCCATACCGAGATTCAAAGTTAACTCATCTGTTCAAGAACTACTTCGATGGGGAAGGTAAAGTACGCATGATCGTGTGTGTGAATCCAAAGGCTGAAGATTATGAAGAGAGCTTG CAAGTTATGAGATTTGCAGAAGTGACCCAAGAAGTTGAAGTGGCAAGACCCGTGGACAAGGCAATATGTGGTTTGACGCCTGGAAGGAGATACAGAAACCAGGTTCGGGGAGGTCCAGTTGGAGATG AACCATTGGTTACAGAAGTGGTTTTACAGAGTTTTCCACCTCTGCCGTCCTGTGAACTTTTGGATATCAACGACGAGCAGACTCTTCCCAGGCTGATCGAGGCTCTAGAGAAACGACATCACCTCCGGCAGAGGATGATCGAGGAGTTTCACAGACAAT CTATTACATTTAAAGCGTTGTTGCAAGAGTTCGACAGTgctgttttaaataaagaaagcCACATTCAaggaaaactaaatgaaaaagaaaaggtgatcTCGGGACAGAAATTGGAAATAGAACGactggagaagagaaacaaaacttTAGAATATAAG ATTGAGATTTTAGAGAAGACAACTACGATCTATGAAGAAGATAAGCGCACTTTGCAACAGGAGCTCGAGACTCAGAACCAGAAACTTCAGCGGCAATTTTCTGACAAACGCAGACTGGAAGCCAGGCTGCAAGGCATGGTGACGGAAACGACCATGAAGTGGGAGAAAGAATGC GAGCGCCGGGTGGCAGCCAAGCAGCTGGAGATGCAAAATAAACTCTGGGTCAAAGATGAGAAACTGAAACAACTGAAGGCTATTGTTACGGAACCCAAAGGCGAAAAGCCAGAGAGACCCTCTCGGGAGCGGGACCGGGAAAAAGGCACTCAAAGAGCCGTCTCTCCATCACCGGTACCT cTTTCTAGTAACTATATTGCTCAGATTCCCACCGGCCAGCAGCTCCTGAGCCAGCCGCAGCTACGTAGGCGCTCTAACTCTTGCAGCAGCATTTCTGTAGCTTCCTGTATTTCGGAATGGGAGCAGAAAATGCCTCCGTACAACACACCTGTCCATGTCACCTCTATTGCAAGGCGTAGGCAGCAGGAGCCAGGACAAAGTAAAACTTGTGTCGTGTCAGACAGAAGGCGAGGCATGTACTGGACGGAAGGCAGGGAGGTGGTTCCCACACTGAGAAATGAGGTAGAGCTAGAAGAGGACCACTGCTGCAGG AACGCACCACCAATTCGTCTCCGCCACAGACGATCTCGCTCTGCAGGAGACAGATGGGTAGATCATAAGCCTGCCTCTAACGTGCAAACTGAGACAGTCATGCAGCCACATGTCCCTCATGCCATCACAGTATCTGTTGCAAATGAAAAGGCACTAGCTAAGTGTGAGAAGTACATGCTGACCCACCAGGAACTAGCCTCCGATGGGGAGATTGAAACTAAACTAATCAAG GGTGATGTTTATAAAACAAGAGGTGGTGGACAGTCTGTTCAGTTTACGGATATTGAGACTTTAAAACAAGAATCGCCAACTGG TCGAAAACGAAGATCTTCCACAGCAGCACCTGCCCCACCAGATGGTACAGAGTCGGAATGGACTGATGTAGAAACAAGG TGTTCTGTGGCTGTGGAGATGAGAGCAGGATCTCAGCTGGGACCTGGATATCAGCATCATGCACAACCCAA GCGCAAGAAACCATGA
- the KIF23 gene encoding kinesin-like protein KIF23 isoform X5, translated as MKPARTKTPRKLLVKKGSQTSLKDPVGVYCRVRPLSLPDQECCIEVINNTTVQLHTPEGYRLNRNGDYKETQYSFKQVFGIHTTQKELFDVVANPLVDDLIHGKNGLLFTYGVTGSGKTHTMTGSPGEGGLLPRCLDMIFNSIGSFQAKRYVFKSNDRNSMDIQCEVDALLERQKREAMPNPKTPSSKRQVDPEFADMINVQDFCKAEEVDEDSVYGVFVSYIEIYNNYIYDLLEEVPFDPIKPKWNSCSTPMRNTDFVPPQSKLLREDKNHNMYVAGCTEVEVKSTEEAFEVFWRGQKKRRIANTHLNRESSRSHSVFNIKLVQAPLDADGDNVLQEKEQITISQLSLVDLAGSERTNRTKAEGNRLREAGNINQSLMTLRTCMEVLRENQMYGTNKMVPYRDSKLTHLFKNYFDGEGKVRMIVCVNPKAEDYEESLQVMRFAEVTQEVEVARPVDKAICGLTPGRRYRNQVRGGPVGDEPLVTEVVLQSFPPLPSCELLDINDEQTLPRLIEALEKRHHLRQRMIEEFHRQSITFKALLQEFDSAVLNKESHIQGKLNEKEKVISGQKLEIERLEKRNKTLEYKIEILEKTTTIYEEDKRTLQQELETQNQKLQRQFSDKRRLEARLQGMVTETTMKWEKECERRVAAKQLEMQNKLWVKDEKLKQLKAIVTEPKGEKPERPSRERDREKGTQRAVSPSPVPNAPPIRLRHRRSRSAGDRWVDHKPASNVQTETVMQPHVPHAITVSVANEKALAKCEKYMLTHQELASDGEIETKLIKGDVYKTRGGGQSVQFTDIETLKQESPTGRKRRSSTAAPAPPDGTESEWTDVETRCSVAVEMRAGSQLGPGYQHHAQPKRKKP; from the exons GAGGACTAAGACGCCCAGGAAACTTCTAGTGAAGAAAGGATCCCAAACGAGTCTTAAAGACCCAGTTGGG GTGTACTGTAGGGTGCGCCCACTGAGCCTTCCTGATCAAGAGTGCTGCATAGAAGTGATCAATAATACAACCGTTCAGCTTCATACTCCTGAGGGTTACAGACTCAACCGAAATGGGGACTATAAGGAG aCTCAGTATTCATTTAAACAAGTATTTGGCATTCATACCACCCAGAAGGAGCTCTTTGATGTTGTGGCTAATCCCTTGGTAGATGACCTCATTCATGGCAAAAATG GTCTCCTTTTCACATATGGCGTGACAGGAAGTGGAAAAACTCACACGATGACTGGTTCTCCAGGGGAAGGAGGTCTGCTTCCTCGTTGTTTGGACATGATCTTTAACAGTATAGGGTCATTTCAAGCTAAACGATAT GTTTTTAAATCTAATGACAGGAATAGCATGGATATACAGTGTGAAGTTGACGCCTTGTTAGAACGGCAGAAAAGAGAAGCCATGCCCAATCCAAAGACCCCCTCTAGCAA acgACAAGTAGACCCAGAGTTTGCAGATATGATAAATGTGCAAGATTTCTGCAAAGCAGAAGAGGTTGATGAAGACAGCGTCTATGGTGTATTTGTCtcttatattgaaatatataataattacatatatgATCTATTGGAAGAGGTGCCGTTCGATCCCATAAAGCCTAA GTGGAACAGTTGCAGCACGCCCATGAGGAACACAGATTTTGT aCCGCCACAATCTAAATTGCTTCGTGAAGATAAGAACCATAACATGTATGTTGCAGGATGTACAGAAGTAGAAGTGAAATCTACTGAGGAGGCTTTTGAAGTTTTCTGGAGAG GCCAGAAAAAGAGACGTATTGCTAACACACATTTGAATCGTGAGTCCAGCCGTTCCCATAGCGTGTTCAACATTAAATTAGTTCAGGCTCCCTTGGATGCGGATGGAGACAATGTCTTACAG GAAAAGGAACAAATCACTATAAGCCAGTTGTCCCTGGTAGATCTTGCTGGAAGTGAAAGAACGAACCGGACAAAAGCAGAAGGGAACAGATTACGTGAAGctg GTAACATTAATCAGTCATTAATGACGCTAAGAACATGTATGGAAGTCCTGAGAGAGAACCAAATGTACGGAACTAACAAA ATGGTTCCATACCGAGATTCAAAGTTAACTCATCTGTTCAAGAACTACTTCGATGGGGAAGGTAAAGTACGCATGATCGTGTGTGTGAATCCAAAGGCTGAAGATTATGAAGAGAGCTTG CAAGTTATGAGATTTGCAGAAGTGACCCAAGAAGTTGAAGTGGCAAGACCCGTGGACAAGGCAATATGTGGTTTGACGCCTGGAAGGAGATACAGAAACCAGGTTCGGGGAGGTCCAGTTGGAGATG AACCATTGGTTACAGAAGTGGTTTTACAGAGTTTTCCACCTCTGCCGTCCTGTGAACTTTTGGATATCAACGACGAGCAGACTCTTCCCAGGCTGATCGAGGCTCTAGAGAAACGACATCACCTCCGGCAGAGGATGATCGAGGAGTTTCACAGACAAT CTATTACATTTAAAGCGTTGTTGCAAGAGTTCGACAGTgctgttttaaataaagaaagcCACATTCAaggaaaactaaatgaaaaagaaaaggtgatcTCGGGACAGAAATTGGAAATAGAACGactggagaagagaaacaaaacttTAGAATATAAG ATTGAGATTTTAGAGAAGACAACTACGATCTATGAAGAAGATAAGCGCACTTTGCAACAGGAGCTCGAGACTCAGAACCAGAAACTTCAGCGGCAATTTTCTGACAAACGCAGACTGGAAGCCAGGCTGCAAGGCATGGTGACGGAAACGACCATGAAGTGGGAGAAAGAATGC GAGCGCCGGGTGGCAGCCAAGCAGCTGGAGATGCAAAATAAACTCTGGGTCAAAGATGAGAAACTGAAACAACTGAAGGCTATTGTTACGGAACCCAAAGGCGAAAAGCCAGAGAGACCCTCTCGGGAGCGGGACCGGGAAAAAGGCACTCAAAGAGCCGTCTCTCCATCACCGGTACCT AACGCACCACCAATTCGTCTCCGCCACAGACGATCTCGCTCTGCAGGAGACAGATGGGTAGATCATAAGCCTGCCTCTAACGTGCAAACTGAGACAGTCATGCAGCCACATGTCCCTCATGCCATCACAGTATCTGTTGCAAATGAAAAGGCACTAGCTAAGTGTGAGAAGTACATGCTGACCCACCAGGAACTAGCCTCCGATGGGGAGATTGAAACTAAACTAATCAAG GGTGATGTTTATAAAACAAGAGGTGGTGGACAGTCTGTTCAGTTTACGGATATTGAGACTTTAAAACAAGAATCGCCAACTGG TCGAAAACGAAGATCTTCCACAGCAGCACCTGCCCCACCAGATGGTACAGAGTCGGAATGGACTGATGTAGAAACAAGG TGTTCTGTGGCTGTGGAGATGAGAGCAGGATCTCAGCTGGGACCTGGATATCAGCATCATGCACAACCCAA GCGCAAGAAACCATGA
- the KIF23 gene encoding kinesin-like protein KIF23 isoform X2, which translates to MKPARTKTPRKLLVKKGSQTSLKDPVGVYCRVRPLSLPDQECCIEVINNTTVQLHTPEGYRLNRNGDYKETQYSFKQVFGIHTTQKELFDVVANPLVDDLIHGKNGLLFTYGVTGSGKTHTMTGSPGEGGLLPRCLDMIFNSIGSFQAKRYVFKSNDRNSMDIQCEVDALLERQKREAMPNPKTPSSKRQVDPEFADMINVQDFCKAEEVDEDSVYGVFVSYIEIYNNYIYDLLEEVPFDPIKPKPPQSKLLREDKNHNMYVAGCTEVEVKSTEEAFEVFWRGQKKRRIANTHLNRESSRSHSVFNIKLVQAPLDADGDNVLQEKEQITISQLSLVDLAGSERTNRTKAEGNRLREAGNINQSLMTLRTCMEVLRENQMYGTNKMVPYRDSKLTHLFKNYFDGEGKVRMIVCVNPKAEDYEESLQVMRFAEVTQEVEVARPVDKAICGLTPGRRYRNQVRGGPVGDEPLVTEVVLQSFPPLPSCELLDINDEQTLPRLIEALEKRHHLRQRMIEEFHRQSITFKALLQEFDSAVLNKESHIQGKLNEKEKVISGQKLEIERLEKRNKTLEYKIEILEKTTTIYEEDKRTLQQELETQNQKLQRQFSDKRRLEARLQGMVTETTMKWEKECERRVAAKQLEMQNKLWVKDEKLKQLKAIVTEPKGEKPERPSRERDREKGTQRAVSPSPVPLSSNYIAQIPTGQQLLSQPQLRRRSNSCSSISVASCISEWEQKMPPYNTPVHVTSIARRRQQEPGQSKTCVVSDRRRGMYWTEGREVVPTLRNEVELEEDHCCRNAPPIRLRHRRSRSAGDRWVDHKPASNVQTETVMQPHVPHAITVSVANEKALAKCEKYMLTHQELASDGEIETKLIKGDVYKTRGGGQSVQFTDIETLKQESPTGRKRRSSTAAPAPPDGTESEWTDVETRCSVAVEMRAGSQLGPGYQHHAQPKRKKP; encoded by the exons GAGGACTAAGACGCCCAGGAAACTTCTAGTGAAGAAAGGATCCCAAACGAGTCTTAAAGACCCAGTTGGG GTGTACTGTAGGGTGCGCCCACTGAGCCTTCCTGATCAAGAGTGCTGCATAGAAGTGATCAATAATACAACCGTTCAGCTTCATACTCCTGAGGGTTACAGACTCAACCGAAATGGGGACTATAAGGAG aCTCAGTATTCATTTAAACAAGTATTTGGCATTCATACCACCCAGAAGGAGCTCTTTGATGTTGTGGCTAATCCCTTGGTAGATGACCTCATTCATGGCAAAAATG GTCTCCTTTTCACATATGGCGTGACAGGAAGTGGAAAAACTCACACGATGACTGGTTCTCCAGGGGAAGGAGGTCTGCTTCCTCGTTGTTTGGACATGATCTTTAACAGTATAGGGTCATTTCAAGCTAAACGATAT GTTTTTAAATCTAATGACAGGAATAGCATGGATATACAGTGTGAAGTTGACGCCTTGTTAGAACGGCAGAAAAGAGAAGCCATGCCCAATCCAAAGACCCCCTCTAGCAA acgACAAGTAGACCCAGAGTTTGCAGATATGATAAATGTGCAAGATTTCTGCAAAGCAGAAGAGGTTGATGAAGACAGCGTCTATGGTGTATTTGTCtcttatattgaaatatataataattacatatatgATCTATTGGAAGAGGTGCCGTTCGATCCCATAAAGCCTAA aCCGCCACAATCTAAATTGCTTCGTGAAGATAAGAACCATAACATGTATGTTGCAGGATGTACAGAAGTAGAAGTGAAATCTACTGAGGAGGCTTTTGAAGTTTTCTGGAGAG GCCAGAAAAAGAGACGTATTGCTAACACACATTTGAATCGTGAGTCCAGCCGTTCCCATAGCGTGTTCAACATTAAATTAGTTCAGGCTCCCTTGGATGCGGATGGAGACAATGTCTTACAG GAAAAGGAACAAATCACTATAAGCCAGTTGTCCCTGGTAGATCTTGCTGGAAGTGAAAGAACGAACCGGACAAAAGCAGAAGGGAACAGATTACGTGAAGctg GTAACATTAATCAGTCATTAATGACGCTAAGAACATGTATGGAAGTCCTGAGAGAGAACCAAATGTACGGAACTAACAAA ATGGTTCCATACCGAGATTCAAAGTTAACTCATCTGTTCAAGAACTACTTCGATGGGGAAGGTAAAGTACGCATGATCGTGTGTGTGAATCCAAAGGCTGAAGATTATGAAGAGAGCTTG CAAGTTATGAGATTTGCAGAAGTGACCCAAGAAGTTGAAGTGGCAAGACCCGTGGACAAGGCAATATGTGGTTTGACGCCTGGAAGGAGATACAGAAACCAGGTTCGGGGAGGTCCAGTTGGAGATG AACCATTGGTTACAGAAGTGGTTTTACAGAGTTTTCCACCTCTGCCGTCCTGTGAACTTTTGGATATCAACGACGAGCAGACTCTTCCCAGGCTGATCGAGGCTCTAGAGAAACGACATCACCTCCGGCAGAGGATGATCGAGGAGTTTCACAGACAAT CTATTACATTTAAAGCGTTGTTGCAAGAGTTCGACAGTgctgttttaaataaagaaagcCACATTCAaggaaaactaaatgaaaaagaaaaggtgatcTCGGGACAGAAATTGGAAATAGAACGactggagaagagaaacaaaacttTAGAATATAAG ATTGAGATTTTAGAGAAGACAACTACGATCTATGAAGAAGATAAGCGCACTTTGCAACAGGAGCTCGAGACTCAGAACCAGAAACTTCAGCGGCAATTTTCTGACAAACGCAGACTGGAAGCCAGGCTGCAAGGCATGGTGACGGAAACGACCATGAAGTGGGAGAAAGAATGC GAGCGCCGGGTGGCAGCCAAGCAGCTGGAGATGCAAAATAAACTCTGGGTCAAAGATGAGAAACTGAAACAACTGAAGGCTATTGTTACGGAACCCAAAGGCGAAAAGCCAGAGAGACCCTCTCGGGAGCGGGACCGGGAAAAAGGCACTCAAAGAGCCGTCTCTCCATCACCGGTACCT cTTTCTAGTAACTATATTGCTCAGATTCCCACCGGCCAGCAGCTCCTGAGCCAGCCGCAGCTACGTAGGCGCTCTAACTCTTGCAGCAGCATTTCTGTAGCTTCCTGTATTTCGGAATGGGAGCAGAAAATGCCTCCGTACAACACACCTGTCCATGTCACCTCTATTGCAAGGCGTAGGCAGCAGGAGCCAGGACAAAGTAAAACTTGTGTCGTGTCAGACAGAAGGCGAGGCATGTACTGGACGGAAGGCAGGGAGGTGGTTCCCACACTGAGAAATGAGGTAGAGCTAGAAGAGGACCACTGCTGCAGG AACGCACCACCAATTCGTCTCCGCCACAGACGATCTCGCTCTGCAGGAGACAGATGGGTAGATCATAAGCCTGCCTCTAACGTGCAAACTGAGACAGTCATGCAGCCACATGTCCCTCATGCCATCACAGTATCTGTTGCAAATGAAAAGGCACTAGCTAAGTGTGAGAAGTACATGCTGACCCACCAGGAACTAGCCTCCGATGGGGAGATTGAAACTAAACTAATCAAG GGTGATGTTTATAAAACAAGAGGTGGTGGACAGTCTGTTCAGTTTACGGATATTGAGACTTTAAAACAAGAATCGCCAACTGG TCGAAAACGAAGATCTTCCACAGCAGCACCTGCCCCACCAGATGGTACAGAGTCGGAATGGACTGATGTAGAAACAAGG TGTTCTGTGGCTGTGGAGATGAGAGCAGGATCTCAGCTGGGACCTGGATATCAGCATCATGCACAACCCAA GCGCAAGAAACCATGA